From Gimesia panareensis, the proteins below share one genomic window:
- the phnX gene encoding phosphonoacetaldehyde hydrolase, whose product MQSTQIKLVIFDWAGTTIDHGCFAPISAFIKAFKACGVEVTPQQARGPMGLHKQDHIRSLFQLDEIAAQWEALHQRPWSEDDVKQIYETFMPLQIEEAKLYTDLVPGLCESLAPLKVRGIKIGSTTGYPRVVAEPILQSAREQGYYPDFSMCADEVPAGRPAPWMIYRNMEALGVYPPRAVIKVGDTVPDIEAGLNAGTWTVGLTQTGSEVGLSIDELAALDPDQKQQLLQAAETKLKNAGAHFVIPTLDGLSAIIDQIEAGEVRYGC is encoded by the coding sequence ATGCAATCGACACAAATTAAACTGGTGATTTTTGACTGGGCAGGTACCACCATTGACCACGGCTGTTTTGCGCCGATCTCCGCCTTCATCAAAGCCTTTAAGGCCTGCGGCGTCGAGGTCACTCCCCAGCAGGCCCGCGGTCCCATGGGACTGCACAAGCAGGATCACATCCGCAGCCTGTTTCAACTGGACGAGATCGCCGCCCAGTGGGAGGCCCTGCACCAGCGTCCCTGGTCTGAAGACGATGTGAAACAGATCTATGAAACGTTCATGCCGCTCCAGATCGAGGAAGCCAAACTCTACACGGACCTGGTACCCGGACTGTGCGAGTCACTCGCGCCGCTCAAAGTACGGGGTATCAAAATCGGCTCGACGACCGGCTACCCGCGCGTCGTGGCCGAACCGATTCTGCAGTCCGCGCGGGAACAGGGTTACTACCCCGACTTTTCGATGTGCGCGGATGAAGTTCCCGCGGGACGGCCCGCGCCCTGGATGATCTATCGGAACATGGAAGCCCTCGGCGTCTATCCCCCCCGGGCGGTCATCAAAGTCGGTGACACCGTTCCCGATATTGAAGCGGGCCTGAATGCAGGCACGTGGACGGTCGGACTCACACAGACCGGCAGTGAAGTGGGCCTGAGTATAGACGAGCTCGCAGCACTGGATCCGGACCAGAAACAGCAGCTGTTACAGGCCGCGGAAACGAAACTGAAAAACGCAGGCGCCCATTTTGTCATTCCGACACTCGACGGCCTGTCTGCCATCATTGACCAGATTGAAGCAGGTGAAGTGCGCTATGGATGCTGA
- a CDS encoding phosphonate degradation HD-domain oxygenase: protein MSPQAETQDILQEIRALFAEKGNEMYAGEAVSQTEHALQAASAAEQEEAPPELITAALLHDIGHLLHKHDEDCATQGIDDLHERIGAAWLKKYFPEAVTEPIRLHVDAKRYRCATNAEYLSRLSPASVLSLELQGGPFDERGQQQFESNPWHLEALRLRNWDEAAKIPGLETPELEYFLTSVQRVLQQQPGDLN from the coding sequence ATGTCCCCTCAAGCTGAAACGCAGGATATTCTCCAGGAAATACGCGCCCTCTTCGCAGAGAAAGGCAATGAAATGTATGCCGGCGAAGCGGTCTCCCAGACTGAGCACGCTTTGCAGGCCGCCTCTGCCGCCGAACAGGAAGAGGCACCGCCGGAACTGATCACCGCGGCCCTGCTGCATGACATCGGTCACCTGTTACATAAGCACGATGAAGACTGTGCTACACAAGGCATCGATGATCTGCATGAACGGATCGGCGCGGCCTGGCTGAAGAAGTATTTCCCCGAAGCGGTCACCGAACCGATTCGCCTGCACGTGGATGCCAAACGTTACCGCTGTGCCACAAATGCGGAGTATCTGTCCCGCCTCTCACCCGCATCGGTCCTGAGCCTGGAACTCCAGGGGGGCCCCTTTGATGAACGCGGGCAGCAACAGTTTGAAAGCAATCCCTGGCACCTGGAGGCCCTCCGCCTGCGGAACTGGGATGAAGCAGCCAAGATTCCCGGTCTGGAAACGCCGGAACTCGAATATTTTTTAACCTCAGTCCAACGGGTCCTGCAGCAGCAGCCCGGGGACCTCAACTGA
- a CDS encoding MFS transporter — protein MSNHSNRNWQIVTLTSLFLGYVGYYICRSNLAVATPLLLSEESGLGITKIQIGTVASVGVMLYAFGKIINGYLADFLGGRLMFLTGMLCSILFSVLFGLAAGLTLFILIWACNRFVQSMGWVALVKTASRWFPVQWHATVMAILSLSFLFGDAFARVYLGSLIMLGENYGSLSFLANWRTVFFVAAGTLTAIAIFVYFTLKSSPHDVGLEEPEANPLNVFGAEGNHAQRISIKEVLKPLVASPLFWLICVMNFSLTLVRETFNFWTPTFLNEVAQFDIGSAAVGSMLFPLVGGCSALLAGITSDRLRGRHGRVVLPSLILLVLSLVLLSTVDVTGKPYLALTLLSLVAFFLMAPYSFLSGVMAIDLGGKRGCSTVAGLVDSAGYLGAILSGHTVGMIAQYYGWKMAFGGLAGICCTAIIAGAIYWMIQEREMNLAQTLSEINPPEANDVPSS, from the coding sequence ATGTCCAATCACTCCAACCGTAACTGGCAGATCGTGACTCTGACGAGTCTGTTTTTAGGCTACGTCGGTTACTATATCTGCCGTTCCAACCTGGCCGTCGCGACGCCGCTGCTGCTCTCGGAAGAATCCGGTCTGGGGATCACCAAAATTCAGATCGGCACGGTCGCCTCGGTCGGCGTGATGCTGTATGCCTTCGGTAAAATCATCAACGGCTATCTGGCCGACTTCCTCGGCGGGCGGCTGATGTTTCTGACGGGCATGCTCTGTTCGATTCTGTTCTCAGTGCTGTTCGGCCTGGCTGCCGGCCTGACCCTGTTTATCCTGATCTGGGCCTGTAACCGCTTTGTCCAGTCGATGGGCTGGGTGGCGCTGGTCAAAACCGCCTCGCGCTGGTTTCCGGTGCAGTGGCATGCGACGGTCATGGCAATCCTCTCGCTCTCATTTCTGTTCGGCGATGCCTTTGCCCGCGTCTACCTGGGCAGCCTGATCATGCTCGGTGAGAATTATGGTTCGCTCAGTTTCCTGGCGAACTGGCGGACCGTGTTTTTCGTCGCTGCGGGTACGCTGACGGCGATCGCGATCTTCGTCTATTTCACTCTCAAGTCGAGTCCCCATGATGTGGGCCTGGAAGAACCGGAGGCCAATCCGCTGAATGTTTTCGGAGCGGAAGGCAATCATGCGCAACGGATTTCGATTAAAGAGGTGCTCAAGCCGCTGGTCGCCAGTCCGTTGTTCTGGCTGATCTGTGTAATGAACTTCAGCCTGACTCTGGTTCGGGAAACGTTTAATTTCTGGACCCCGACTTTTTTGAATGAGGTGGCCCAGTTCGATATCGGATCGGCGGCAGTGGGCAGCATGCTGTTTCCGCTGGTGGGAGGCTGTTCGGCCCTGCTGGCCGGCATCACTTCCGATCGACTCCGCGGCCGCCACGGGCGCGTGGTGTTACCCAGCCTGATTCTGCTCGTGCTCTCGCTGGTCCTGCTGAGTACGGTCGATGTGACCGGCAAGCCTTACCTGGCATTGACGCTGCTGTCGCTGGTCGCCTTTTTCCTGATGGCCCCCTACTCTTTCCTGTCCGGCGTGATGGCGATTGACCTGGGAGGCAAACGGGGCTGTTCGACCGTCGCCGGCCTGGTCGATTCCGCCGGTTACCTGGGCGCGATTCTGTCCGGCCATACGGTGGGCATGATTGCCCAGTACTACGGCTGGAAGATGGCCTTCGGCGGACTGGCCGGCATCTGTTGTACCGCGATCATAGCGGGCGCCATTTACTGGATGATTCAGGAACGTGAAATGAACCTGGCGCAAACCCTGTCCGAAATCAATCCTCCGGAGGCAAACGATGTCCCCTCAAGCTGA
- a CDS encoding TIGR03364 family FAD-dependent oxidoreductase — translation MSTQTYQRNYDVIVIGGGVLGAFHAYFAMQRGWKTLLIERDIFPQQASVRNFGLIIPSAMPPGIWRDRALASCDIYEELTSQLGVPLRRVGTQYLAHTAAEARFLKQMSIAMQGSPCPAEFLNAEETIHSSCCLNPEFCSGSLYFPQDLQLDPDQFFRELINWIACTSDCDYLPKTTAVSVRERSSHCQVKTADGRAFHAEHVIVCSGADLQTLFPEEYIERNVQYCKLQMLKISNPENRTLGTSIASPIALTRYPAFLNTQFLQGITLDAPAAELQEHGIQIWMTQNQHNEFILGDSHAYSVDPPTERMSAEVEELIINYARKMFVKLDFQVTDRWCGIYTEEKAAGLFHKQPGERIQLLTGIGGKGMTTGPGLAKENIGQLSL, via the coding sequence ATGTCGACTCAGACTTACCAGCGAAACTATGATGTGATTGTCATCGGCGGCGGTGTGCTGGGTGCATTTCATGCCTACTTCGCCATGCAGCGCGGCTGGAAAACCCTGCTGATCGAACGCGACATTTTCCCCCAGCAGGCCTCCGTCCGGAATTTTGGACTGATCATTCCCAGTGCCATGCCGCCGGGAATCTGGCGCGATCGCGCACTGGCTTCCTGTGACATCTATGAGGAGCTGACCAGTCAGCTGGGAGTCCCCCTGCGACGGGTGGGTACGCAATACCTTGCGCATACCGCAGCAGAAGCCCGATTTTTAAAACAGATGTCGATCGCGATGCAGGGCAGCCCCTGTCCCGCAGAATTTCTGAATGCGGAGGAAACGATCCATTCCAGCTGTTGCCTGAACCCCGAATTCTGCTCGGGCAGCCTGTACTTTCCCCAGGATCTGCAACTGGATCCGGACCAGTTCTTTCGCGAGCTGATCAACTGGATCGCCTGCACGTCGGACTGCGATTACCTGCCCAAAACCACTGCCGTCTCGGTCAGGGAACGCAGCAGCCACTGCCAGGTCAAAACCGCCGACGGCAGAGCCTTTCACGCGGAACACGTGATTGTCTGCTCCGGCGCGGACCTGCAGACACTCTTCCCCGAAGAATATATCGAGCGGAACGTGCAGTACTGCAAACTGCAGATGCTCAAAATTTCCAATCCCGAAAATCGTACACTGGGGACCAGCATTGCCTCTCCGATCGCTCTGACGCGCTATCCGGCGTTCCTGAATACGCAGTTTCTGCAGGGAATCACCCTGGATGCGCCCGCTGCGGAACTGCAGGAGCATGGGATTCAGATCTGGATGACGCAGAATCAGCACAACGAATTTATTCTCGGCGATTCGCACGCCTATTCAGTCGATCCCCCCACCGAGCGGATGTCGGCGGAGGTGGAAGAACTTATCATTAATTATGCGCGAAAGATGTTCGTGAAACTCGATTTTCAGGTCACAGACCGCTGGTGCGGTATTTATACTGAGGAGAAAGCGGCGGGCCTGTTCCACAAACAACCGGGCGAACGCATTCAGCTCCTCACGGGGATCGGCGGCAAAGGAATGACGACGGGACCAGGTCTGGCAAAAGAAAATATCGGTCAACTCTCTCTTTGA
- a CDS encoding AraC family transcriptional regulator: MRFPERRKIALLIQTSSDWSRQIIQGIADYAFEQGGWDFWIEFRGLQEQLQIPATWHGNGTICRLTDARIRQSIVGRRLPAVNVSWLGKHSARIPKVVSDERACASLAADFFLNKGFRSFGYIGADPNLKYPPTIQREFQSAVEQAGGVCYDFPYYELTKEADYEQQQHRLKEWLWELPRPVALLVWSSKVGREVATVCVNHHLEIPDQVAILCIEHDPLMSALSPVPLSCINQGPHVVGHTAAQLLDQMIQGQPAPRTPVLIPPLSIEERASTDTLFADDDLVREAIQLIRQQVHLPLQVSDLTQQLNVSRRILEHRFQKALHRSPATEIRKAKLNRITRLLRETNLTISQIADRCGFQHQEAMIRMFGRLMGMSPREYRQTSHPLS; encoded by the coding sequence ATGAGATTTCCCGAACGACGCAAAATTGCGCTGCTGATTCAGACCTCCAGCGACTGGAGCCGTCAGATTATTCAGGGCATCGCCGACTATGCCTTCGAGCAGGGGGGCTGGGATTTCTGGATTGAATTCCGTGGCTTGCAGGAGCAGTTGCAGATTCCTGCTACCTGGCACGGGAACGGAACGATTTGCCGGTTGACGGATGCCCGGATTCGTCAGTCCATCGTCGGGCGGCGTCTGCCTGCGGTGAATGTTTCCTGGCTGGGAAAGCATTCGGCCCGCATTCCGAAAGTCGTTTCGGATGAACGCGCCTGTGCCAGCCTGGCAGCCGACTTCTTTCTCAATAAGGGGTTTCGTTCGTTTGGTTACATCGGTGCCGACCCGAATCTGAAATATCCACCCACGATCCAGCGCGAATTTCAGTCCGCCGTCGAACAGGCGGGGGGCGTCTGTTATGACTTTCCCTACTATGAGCTGACGAAGGAAGCCGACTACGAACAGCAGCAGCATCGACTGAAAGAATGGTTGTGGGAACTCCCCCGACCGGTCGCGCTGCTGGTCTGGTCGAGTAAGGTGGGGCGTGAAGTCGCTACGGTCTGCGTGAACCATCATCTGGAAATCCCGGACCAGGTAGCCATCCTGTGTATTGAACACGATCCGCTGATGTCGGCCCTGTCGCCGGTGCCTCTCTCCTGTATTAACCAGGGGCCGCACGTGGTCGGTCATACCGCGGCACAACTGCTGGATCAGATGATCCAGGGGCAGCCCGCGCCGCGCACGCCGGTGCTGATTCCTCCGCTCTCCATAGAAGAGAGGGCCTCGACCGATACGCTGTTCGCGGATGACGATCTGGTCCGCGAGGCGATTCAGCTGATCCGCCAGCAGGTGCATCTCCCTCTGCAGGTTTCCGATCTCACGCAGCAGTTGAATGTGTCGCGCCGCATCCTGGAGCATCGCTTTCAAAAGGCTCTGCATCGTTCTCCGGCTACTGAAATCCGCAAGGCAAAACTGAATCGAATTACCCGCCTGTTAAGGGAGACCAACTTGACCATCTCGCAAATCGCCGACCGTTGCGGCTTTCAGCATCAGGAAGCCATGATCCGCATGTTCGGTCGCCTGATGGGGATGTCGCCCCGCGAATATCGTCAGACGAGTCATCCGCTGTCCTGA
- a CDS encoding N,N-dimethylformamidase beta subunit family domain-containing protein, giving the protein MISAFSRLLLLLVFTTLLTGHLRGAEDDAGSIFIEGYTNQLSYQPGEKIRFHLSSSEPQYSIEITRLGAENKTVFKETRKNGIAYPVPEDASSNGCQWPAAFELTIPDSWASGYYSVRLGVRDRGGKFIQRNTRSAESSLFFIIRPKQPGAETKILIQLSTNTYNAYNNWGGSSLYSYHGRNHLQGHRVSFDRPLAGQFSNWEYPFIAWAEQNGYQLDYAANSDLEFHPELLKHYKLVLSVGHDEYWSAPMRDHLEEYIRQGGNVAFFSGNSVCWQVRSEDAGRALTCWKQWYNQDPVFPTDDRSTLTTLWSHHLVNRPENQLTGVGFLYGGYHKSHGQFMDGAGAYRVHRPEHWIFAKTGIRQGDEFGGKDTIVGYECDGCQFVLQDGLPVPTFKDGTPKTFQILATCPAKWAPGDSLWYDRFEKDRVGAAVLGMYTNGGTVLTVGSTDWAHGLRGKDPIVQQITKNVLDRLSK; this is encoded by the coding sequence ATGATTTCAGCGTTCTCTCGACTGTTGCTGCTGCTGGTATTCACAACCCTGTTGACCGGGCATCTGCGCGGCGCGGAAGATGACGCCGGTTCGATTTTTATCGAGGGCTATACCAACCAGTTGAGCTATCAGCCGGGAGAGAAAATCCGGTTTCATCTTTCCAGTTCTGAACCGCAGTATTCGATCGAGATCACCCGCCTGGGAGCGGAGAACAAGACGGTCTTCAAAGAGACACGCAAAAACGGGATTGCTTACCCGGTGCCCGAAGATGCCTCTTCCAACGGCTGTCAGTGGCCGGCCGCGTTCGAGTTGACCATCCCCGATTCCTGGGCCAGCGGTTATTACAGTGTCCGCCTGGGCGTGCGCGATCGGGGTGGAAAATTCATTCAGCGGAATACACGCTCTGCTGAATCGAGCCTGTTTTTTATCATCCGTCCGAAACAGCCGGGAGCTGAGACGAAGATTCTGATTCAACTCTCAACGAACACCTACAACGCCTACAATAACTGGGGCGGTTCCAGCCTGTACAGCTACCATGGACGCAATCATCTGCAGGGGCACCGCGTTTCTTTTGATCGTCCCCTGGCCGGACAGTTTTCCAACTGGGAATATCCTTTCATCGCCTGGGCCGAACAGAACGGCTATCAGCTGGACTACGCTGCCAACAGCGATCTGGAGTTCCATCCGGAGCTGCTCAAGCATTATAAACTCGTACTGAGTGTCGGCCATGATGAGTACTGGTCGGCACCGATGCGTGATCACCTGGAGGAGTACATCAGGCAGGGGGGGAACGTTGCCTTCTTCAGCGGGAACTCGGTCTGCTGGCAGGTTCGCAGTGAAGATGCGGGTCGCGCCCTGACCTGCTGGAAGCAGTGGTATAACCAGGATCCCGTTTTCCCGACCGATGATCGCAGTACCCTGACCACTCTCTGGAGTCATCACCTGGTCAACCGCCCGGAAAACCAGTTGACCGGTGTCGGCTTTCTGTATGGCGGTTATCACAAAAGCCACGGCCAGTTCATGGATGGCGCTGGCGCTTACCGCGTGCATCGACCCGAGCACTGGATCTTTGCAAAGACCGGCATCAGGCAGGGAGATGAATTCGGGGGCAAGGATACGATCGTCGGTTACGAGTGTGACGGCTGTCAGTTTGTGCTGCAGGATGGTCTGCCCGTGCCTACCTTTAAAGATGGGACGCCCAAAACGTTCCAGATCCTGGCGACCTGCCCGGCGAAATGGGCACCCGGCGACAGCCTGTGGTATGACCGTTTCGAAAAAGACCGGGTCGGTGCCGCAGTTCTGGGGATGTATACCAACGGGGGCACCGTACTGACGGTGGGCAGTACCGACTGGGCACACGGACTCCGCGGGAAAGATCCGATTGTCCAGCAGATCACAAAGAACGTGCTCGACCGGTTGTCGAAGTAA
- a CDS encoding GNAT family N-acetyltransferase, translating into METSRLILRQWCDDDVAPFADLNNDPQVMKYFPSTLTYEQSAQMVEDIRKHFEQYGFGLWAVEIKDQAKFAGFIGLAVPQFTAFFTPCIEIGWRLAAPYWNQGYATEGARAVLDYGFDECNLNQLVSFTVPDNIASRRVMEKIGMSYIDNFDHPGLPDNDPLQRHVLYCITRSERDALQPN; encoded by the coding sequence TTGGAAACTTCTCGACTGATCTTGAGACAGTGGTGTGATGATGATGTCGCACCGTTTGCAGATCTCAACAACGATCCACAAGTAATGAAATATTTTCCGTCCACTCTGACATACGAACAGAGTGCGCAGATGGTGGAAGATATCCGAAAGCACTTTGAACAATACGGCTTCGGGCTGTGGGCAGTCGAAATCAAAGACCAGGCAAAATTCGCGGGATTTATCGGTCTGGCAGTTCCTCAATTCACCGCATTTTTTACCCCCTGCATCGAAATCGGCTGGCGGCTGGCAGCACCATACTGGAATCAGGGATACGCCACTGAGGGCGCACGCGCGGTACTGGACTATGGGTTTGATGAATGCAATCTGAACCAGCTGGTCTCATTCACCGTACCCGACAACATCGCTTCGCGGAGAGTGATGGAGAAGATCGGCATGTCCTACATCGACAATTTCGACCACCCGGGACTGCCTGACAACGACCCACTACAACGCCACGTACTCTATTGCATCACCCGCTCCGAACGGGATGCCCTGCAGCCGAATTAG